A genomic stretch from Gavia stellata isolate bGavSte3 chromosome 24, bGavSte3.hap2, whole genome shotgun sequence includes:
- the GOLGA2 gene encoding golgin subfamily A member 2 isoform X4 has protein sequence MADGSRQSRLAAAKKKLKEYQQKNNPGATAGTKKKRKTKEGSRPETPTNDDRQPPENIQNILKVLVSDLNCSNGVAIPSLDKRKIHEAEDHKNALDEKRSFSSTESLRQLSEQLNGLVSESTSYVNGESTVSSTNIKEMEEQQNQEAVNQLEKEKKEFEQKFSKEQAALREQLQVHIQTIGILVSEKSELQTALGYTQQAARQKSGEVENLAVRLHSSRQRVSELERTLSSISTQQKQSEKHNKELVKERDNLKMELYKRSKSSEELKQQNSELSEKVHSLVSKNSAMKLDMEDLHKKLEMAELMIQQFSNQAGSLDANQQLQMALEEKASLETQVAQLSESLHQLQAERDQYVEKLKEERSIWQQRVQQLSEQVHTMAEEKEKHMAHIWELEANVTELLSKSAVKPMDMEPSLPAGPTAAELSLQEEIQRLQQEKEELHGQYQAQVRDNEQLSRLNQEQEERLLELEKAVQRYNEESVDRQQILEDMQNDKATISRALSQNRELKEQLAELQNGFVKLTNENMEVTSALQSEQHVKKELAKKLGQLQENLGELKETLELKTQEARALQEQRDQYYSHLQQYTVAYQQLSAEKEELHKQYLLQTQLMDRLQHEEVQGKVTVEMHLKELQQTKENLEAVAKENKELQAQISQLAADLDGRILHRPEGDGVESEAMTEEIQKSSFVIPEKFESHEEMVVFLTSAMSQMEKEREDMRQQLAAQKQQCRSLLQQIAALRQEQQHNIMLSGDSTMDTVPVEVHEALKTAMEKLQSRFTDVMREKADLKERLEELEHRCIQLSGETDTIGEYIALYQSQRAILKQRHQEKEEYISRLAQDKEEMKVKLLELQDLVMRLVRERNEWYSKYVAAAQNPELLASQNESVLPVERRIELNATDGEGLQEVNLSDETEQEAAVLHQSGFSPIDSKAAQPSQEDPTAKQIMQLLREIQNPQERLGSLLENPCIPFFYRADENDEVKIMVV, from the exons ATGGCGGacggcagcaggcagagcaggctggcGGCGGCCAAGAAGAAG CTGAAGGAGTATCAGCAGAAGAATAACCCTGGAGCGACTGCAGGAACTAAGAAAAAACGTAAAACTAAAGAAGGCAGTAGACCTGAGACTCCCACCAACGATGACCGGCAGCCTCCAGAGAAC ATTCAGAACATTCTGAAGGTGCTGGTGTCAGACCTTAACTGCTCCAATGGGGTAGCCATACCCTCATTGGACAAAAGGAAG ATTCATGAAGCTGAGGATCATAAAAATGCTTTGGATGAGAAGAG GTCTTTCTCGTCAACAGAAAGCCTCCGCCAGTTGTCTGAACAACTCAATGGACTGGTTTCTGAG TCTACATCGTATGTGAACGGGGAAAGTACTGTTTCTTCCACAAATATTAAGGAAATGGAA GAACAGCAGAACCAAGAAGCAGTGAATCAGCTGGAGAAG GAAAAGAAGGAGTTTGAACAGAAATTTTCGAAAGAGCAAGCAGCACTGAGGGAACAGCTACAG gTTCATATCCAAACTATTGGAATTCTAGTTTCTGAGAAGTCTGAGTTGCAGACAGCCCTTGGATATACTCAGCAAGCTGCACGGCAGAAATCAG GAGAAGTGGAAAACCTTGCTGTTCGTTTACATTCATCTCGCCAGAGGGTATCAGAGCTAGAACGTACTTTGTCCTCCATCTCTACTCAGCAAAAACAGTCAGAGAAG caTAATAAAGAATTGGTGAAGGAGCGAGACAACCTGAAAATGGAACTCTACAAACGAAG caaaaGTAGTGAGGAACTAAAGCAGCAGAATTCGGAGCTGTCAGAGAAGGTTCACTCCCTGGTTTCCAAGAACTCAGCTATGAAGTTGGATATGGAGGATTTGCATAAGAAACTGGAAATGGCTGAACTGATGATTCAACAG TTCTCAAATCAGGCAGGGAGTCTGGATGCAAACCAGCAGTTGCAGATGGCACTGGAGGAGAAGGCGAGCCTGGAAACCCAGGTTGCTCAG cTCTCAGAGTCACTTCACCAGCTCCAGGCAGAAAGAGATCAGTATGTAGAGAAACTGAAGGAAGAGCGGAGCATTTGGCAGCAGCGGGTACAGCAGCTCTCTGAGCAG GTCCACACAatggcagaggagaaggagaagcataTGGCCCATATTTGGGAGCTGGAAGCCAATGTTACAGAGCTGTTGAGCAAATCAG CAGTTAAGCCCATGGATATGGAGCCTTCCTTACCAGCAGGGCccacagcagctgagctgaGTCTGCAGGAAGAGATCCAGCGGCTGCAGCAAGAGAAGGAGGAACTCCATGGGCAGTACCAGGCCCAGGTCCGGGACAATGAGCAGCTGAGCCGCCTCAACCAGGAACAGGAGGAgcggctgctggagctggagaaggCTGTGCAGCGCTACAACGAGGAGTCTGTGGACAGACAGCAGATCCTGGAGGACATGCAGAATGACAAGGCCACAATCAGTAGGGCACTGAGCCAAAATCGGGAGCTGAAGGAGCAGCTGGCTGAGCTGCAGAATGGGTTTGTCAAACTG acaaatgaaaacatgGAGGTTACAAGTGCCCTACAGTCAGAGCAACATGTGAAGAAGGAGCTGGCCAAGAAGCTTGGGCAGCTGCAGGAGAACCTGGGGGAGCTCAAAGAGACG CTGGAACTGAAAACACAGGAGGCTCGggctctgcaggagcagagggacCAGTACTACAGCCACTTACAACAGTACACCGTGGCGTACCAGCAGCTGTCTGCCGAGAAGGAGGAACTACACAAACAGTACTTGCTTCAGACGCAGCTTATGGATCGGCTACAGCACGAGGAGGTTCAGGGGAAGGTGACAGTGGAAATGCACCTCAAAGAGCTGCAGCAGACCAAG GAAAATCTGGAAGCTGTagccaaggaaaacaaagagctgCAGGCCCAGATCAGTCAGTTAGCAGCAGACCTGGATGGCAGGATTTTGCACCGACCAGAGG GAGATGGAGTTGAAAGTGAAGCAATGACCGAAGAAATCCAAAAATCTTCATTTGTGATCCCAGAGAAGTTTGAAAGCCACGAAGAAATG GTTGTTTTCTTGACATCTGCTATGTCTCAAATGGAGAAGGAGCGAGAAGACATgaggcagcagctggctgcTCAGAAACAGCAGTGCAGAAGCCTCCTGCAGCAAATAGCAGCTCTTAGGCAGGAGCAGCAACATAACATCATGCTGTCTGGAG ATTCCACTATGGATACTGTTCCAGTGGAGGTTCACGAGGCTTTGAAAACTGCCATGGAGAAACTACAG TCCCGTTTCACAGACGTGATGCGTGAGAAAGCTGATCTGAAGGAAAGGCTAGAAGAGTTAGAACATCGCTGCATACAGCTGTCTGGGGAAACAGACACCATTG GGGAGTACATTGCATTATACCAGAGTCAAAGGGCTATCCTCAAACAGCGACATCAGGAGAAAGAGGAGTACATCAGCAGATTGGCTCAGGATAAGGAAGAGATGAAG GTGAAACTACTGGAACTGCAGGACTTAGTGATGCGTCTGGTCAGGGAAAGAAATGAATGGTACAGCAAGTATGTAGCAGCTGCTCAAAACCCAGAGCTGTTAGCAAGCCAGAATGAAAGCGTACTTCCAGTGGAGAGGCGCATTGAACTGAACGCTACTGATGGAGAAG GGTTACAAGAAGTGAATTTATCAGATGAGACAGAACAAGAGGCTGCTGTTCTTCATCAATCTGGTTTCTCCCCTATTGACAGTAAAGCTGCTCAGCCGAGCCAAGAGGACCccacagcaaagcaaataaTGCAGCTTCTCAGAGAAATCCAGAACCCTCAGGAGCGGCTGGGCTCCCTGCTGGAAAACCCCTGCATTCCCTTCTTCTACCGTGCTGATGAGAATGATGAAGTCAAAATCATGGTTGTTTAA